A single region of the Deltaproteobacteria bacterium genome encodes:
- a CDS encoding zinc/iron-chelating domain-containing protein has translation MSRPDPHICTRCAARGRTCCELAGGDEEFCFPLSEGERAAILAAGFDAATMVRTPNTDAFVAQLGHLMPDQDIAAFFPRPGHHWRLAITDRGRCVFLGGSGCRLDRAIRPIYCKLFPFWLYRGQLTWFTAEECLAAIECATAKDLERAMDVREPEIRELFQAMCAALGRNAR, from the coding sequence TGCTGCGAGCTCGCCGGCGGTGACGAGGAGTTTTGTTTTCCGCTTTCGGAGGGGGAGCGCGCGGCCATTTTGGCGGCGGGTTTCGACGCCGCCACCATGGTCCGGACTCCAAACACCGACGCTTTCGTGGCCCAGCTGGGCCATCTCATGCCGGACCAGGATATTGCAGCCTTTTTTCCGCGTCCGGGCCATCATTGGCGACTGGCCATCACGGATCGCGGCCGCTGCGTTTTTTTGGGCGGGTCCGGATGCCGTCTGGACCGGGCCATCCGGCCCATCTATTGCAAGCTTTTTCCTTTCTGGCTGTACCGGGGCCAGTTGACGTGGTTCACGGCCGAGGAATGCCTGGCCGCCATCGAGTGCGCCACGGCCAAGGACCTGGAGCGCGCCATGGATGTGCGCGAGCCCGAAATCCGGGAGTTGTTCCAGGCCATGTGCGCGGCCCTGGGACGTAACGCAAGGTGA